A window of Gammaproteobacteria bacterium contains these coding sequences:
- a CDS encoding YciI family protein, with protein sequence MKQFVFVYLGGNQPSSPEEANSHFSKYMEWLSSLGDSVVIPTIPLKDTSTVSTDGTIREGGSSAMSGFSIIKADSMEAALSIAQACPFLEIGGSLEVSEMM encoded by the coding sequence ATGAAACAATTCGTATTTGTTTATCTGGGTGGTAATCAGCCATCCAGCCCAGAGGAAGCTAATAGTCACTTTTCGAAATACATGGAGTGGTTATCATCACTCGGTGACTCAGTTGTTATTCCTACAATTCCATTAAAGGATACGAGTACAGTAAGCACTGATGGCACTATAAGAGAAGGTGGGAGTAGCGCAATGTCCGGGTTCTCTATCATTAAAGCAGACTCGATGGAGGCCGCACTCTCAATAGCCCAGGCCTGCCCTTTTCTTGAAATCGGTGGGTCACTTGAAGTGTCTGAGATGATGTAG
- a CDS encoding GNAT family N-acetyltransferase produces MKFVCYSRWDQLPNSANALFEQGEKDSIFFSRPWFENLAAALDDDQAMLLACVVDGNKIMAILPLVKSDGNTLYSLKHRYTPHYSLLLAHDDQQQILACLSQGLSQLPFKALLLEPVDENDSRISGLQCFMEMAGYHCEQVFRSYNWIYRVQGQSYVEYMATRPARLRNTISRKKRKLDREHGFEIRLFTGDEVPQAMSDYYAAYTASWKANEQYVNFLNGIVAGFSRPGWSRLAVLYVKGQPVAAQLWFVLRGKASIFRLAYDKAWGQYSPGSIVTSYLMEYVIDTDEVTEIDFLTGNDAYKQDWMSERREHLAFSCVKSLKPAGWYERFTSSLGRMRK; encoded by the coding sequence ATGAAGTTTGTCTGTTACTCCCGCTGGGACCAACTACCAAACAGTGCTAATGCGCTCTTTGAGCAGGGGGAAAAAGACAGTATCTTTTTCTCGCGCCCCTGGTTTGAAAATTTGGCCGCTGCACTTGATGATGACCAGGCTATGCTGCTGGCCTGCGTGGTGGACGGAAACAAAATCATGGCGATCCTGCCCCTGGTAAAGAGTGATGGGAATACCTTGTACTCCCTCAAACACCGATACACGCCACATTATAGCCTGCTGCTTGCCCACGATGATCAACAGCAAATTCTCGCCTGCCTGAGCCAGGGCTTGAGTCAGTTGCCGTTTAAGGCATTGCTATTGGAGCCGGTTGACGAAAATGACAGCCGGATATCTGGTTTGCAATGCTTCATGGAAATGGCCGGGTATCATTGTGAACAAGTATTTCGATCGTATAACTGGATTTATCGCGTGCAGGGACAGTCATATGTGGAATATATGGCAACACGCCCCGCCAGGCTGCGTAATACGATATCCCGCAAGAAGCGTAAACTTGATCGTGAACACGGTTTTGAGATTCGTCTTTTTACCGGTGACGAAGTGCCGCAGGCAATGTCAGATTATTATGCGGCCTACACAGCCAGCTGGAAAGCTAACGAACAGTACGTAAATTTTCTCAATGGCATTGTCGCGGGTTTTTCCCGGCCGGGTTGGTCAAGACTCGCGGTTCTTTATGTTAAGGGGCAACCTGTCGCTGCCCAGCTCTGGTTTGTTCTTCGCGGTAAAGCGAGTATATTCAGGCTGGCGTACGACAAGGCCTGGGGACAATATTCACCGGGTTCAATAGTGACCAGTTACCTGATGGAGTACGTGATCGATACTGATGAGGTCACTGAAATCGACTTTCTGACGGGTAACGACGCTTACAAGCAGGACTGGATGTCTGAACGCAGGGAACACCTCGCGTTCAGTTGTGTGAAAAGCCTAAAACCCGCAGGGTGGTATGAACGGTTTACCAGCTCGCTGGGGCGTATGCGCAAATGA